The Oryzias latipes chromosome 16, ASM223467v1 genome includes a region encoding these proteins:
- the LOC101162067 gene encoding pleckstrin homology domain-containing family G member 4B isoform X2: MHPRAKSRSFDNYLSIKDAETLDKCIQGTLSSLYRPFSVTASTVLWQLFSVVERQYRGDGLRCFIDFLLPAKRILQIIHRETCLKFRGLLLYDEGWPLCLHEKVILQLAPLHKVRLKQGDFYLQIVPLGRKAAKLVIKCLSASGQAVAEIPILEGMYGSVFTAEFLQNVTRDRNLHPLQNCLLTTGTAVYRTAWTNVVNPLFVSSTADAIMQARCSRDGFHGHLSTCSTSGSTGTLDSHRSSRESLISQGADSIFSEPSSPNRDHKDSSAEIQDVSRDDPATTINKIASSVEDCAEGLGDEDDKEKEQGSKMHSFSTDLSNPGPRRRMPRDSVTFESRRLFRKSYMEALQNPMTLGSSSESILEESSEPNTGLRERTVTLGSSPDTRTSPREHLSRKFGSRSWLGGDDSRPSTPLFYLQRGLRSAERRAERRSKSLERTNKAGQSKGHRERSSSGGSTSISPKKLMNGYALRFGKLDVEAVFPGNDRRSSKEYSAAGQRDDTSEHNQSKTTMEELDDPKAANGLNTEQSSSCDYNSAFPKLVSEINQELLTSGAVTLPGNRDRSGRAVLQVCTRSQVWTGEACTVKELTCLIGYYHSTLQKEKRDKGLTAVIDSRRQQPVPTLLSSLSEFQVLVPNALYSVVFLVDKEASIKLDRDIGVQTETVSSLKALHKHIDPTQLTRDLEGTFHYEHHHWINFRQKIERFASSCCAAISSLQESISLLHATSSLKTSKDVSEVLEQQRQLMNCVLDDTRLNRLRLEGGTVLARIRKEEACENECYRDTVDVLNALYNQVDEEVHKLVILSNKSQKELGSLLEVRNFEEQTQQIKHWFSLAGEKLLSPLEWTNISLSKIKEMREKLDHFLEESVHQQRHGLQLVKNSPESLPDSVLINFKQHLGSILSRAEQRKAILEILTNLYEFYDSANQWMDHCQDFFRQLSLDTSDGRVSSSVVQILRDYCKEASKFSEDNFSALNTMVLSLESPQQLQLWSSVWHRCQKTKQQLEETLAQAVKSDQSSTTEDTEESLKTAESQLFMPDHQKVQDCLHLSRTIPSWTIGENKCHSAGPFSKSSSSLMSSSCHFLYPPDCENKLKQSSSTMDDTDSDCTIDSTISCHSEPVNSKVTRLRKHPMKKIMKKTMSYELTQRDNVPSDVSHIHGYTGVYIKGLEVTNNVSAEKKLQRPDVTSPVLGRSRSMSTPCRSHNRRSSDGEGKKQSSKVQHIMDEMISTEREYVRSLSYIIEHYFPEMERLDLPQDLRGKRSIIFGNVEKLWDFHSQYFSKELEASAHSPLSISSCFLRHEDQFGMYALYSKNKPQSDALLSSHGNEFFKNKQLELGDKMDLASYLLKPIQRMSKYALLLKDLIKECSQTQEQELSDLRTAEEMVKFQLRHGNDLLAMDAIRGCDVNLKEQGQLRCQDEFIVWCGRRKYLRHVFLFEDLILFSKTKKIEGGYDIYIYKQSFKTAEIGMTENVGDSGLRFEIWFRRRKSQDTFILQASSAEVKAVWTAIIGKILWRQALRNRELRMQEMVSMGIGSKPFMDIKPSDAAISDRAIDYIMKGSESRSRASIAVSSFEHCTSFKRPHSTISNSSTSSSSSQSSSSLLGSLNLHLYSSPSHPHVHLYPMGSMTSFVQWPYDCIEEDELEQDSGCSQPSMITESSETSSQCNSSDSVTGLSTLTIPESPSLAMDSFNSNEPSPFLSSSTPSSSSISTSPIFPKDEELQPQGTKFITAL, from the exons ATGCACCCCAGGGCAAAGTCTCGCAGTTTTGACAACTACCTGAGTATCAAG gacGCTGAGACGTTGGACAAGTGTATCCAGGGCACCTTGTCCTCCCTTTACCGCCCCTTCAGTGTCACTGCGTCCACCGTCCTCTGGCAGCTCTTCAGCGTGGTGGAGAGGCAGTACCGTGGGGACGGCCTCCGCTGCTTCATCGACTTCTTGCTCCCTGCTAAGAGGATCTTGCAGATCATCCACAGAGAGACCTGT CTGAAGTTCAGAGGCCTGCTGCTCTATGATGAGGGGTGGCCACTCTGCCTTCACGAGAAAGTCATCCTGCAGCTCGCCCCTCTGCACAAAGTCCGACTAAAGCAAGGAGATTTCTATTTGCAGATAGTTCCTCTAGGCCGCAAGGCTGCAAAGCTTGTGATAAAATGTCTGTCGGCCAGTGGGCAGGCCGTTGCAGAGATCCCCATTTTGGAGGGCATGTACGGAAGTGTTTTCACGGctgagtttctgcagaatgtAACACGCGACCGCAACCTGCACCCACTACAGAACTGTCTGCTCACTACTGGTACGGCTGTGTACAGGACAGCTTGGACAAACGTGGTGAATCCGCTGTTTGTCAGCAGCACGGCAGACGCCATCATGCAAGCCCGCTGCAGCAGAGACGGCTTTCATGGCCATCTCAGCACCTGCAGCACCAGCGGATCCACTGGGACTCTGGACAGCCATCGCAGCTCCAGAGAGTCCCTGATCTCTCAGGGAGCTGACTCCATCTTCTCTGAACCCAGTTCACCAAACAGAGACCACAAGGACTCCAGCGCTGAGATCCAGGACGTCAGCAGAGATGATCCTGCCACAACCATTAACAAAATCGCAAGTTCTGTTGAGGATTGTGCTGAAGGACTGGGGGATGAGGATGACAAGGAAAAAGAGCAAGGATCCAAGATGCATTCTTTCAGCACAGACCTTAGTAACCCAGGCCCTCGACGCCGCATGCCGAGGGACTCTGTGACCTTCGAGAGCAGGCGACTTTTCAGGAAATCCTACATGGAAGCTTTGCAAAACCCCATGACCCTTGGTTCCAGCTCTGAGTCCATCCTGGAAGAAAGTTCAGAGCCCAACACAGGCCTAAGAGAGAGAACAGTTACACTAGGAAGCAGCCCTGACACCCGCACTTCTCCCAGAGAACACCTTTCCAGGAAGTTTGGCAGCCGGAGCTGGCTCGGCGGAGATGATTCCAGGCCAAGCACACCTCTCTTTTACCTGCAGAGGGGCCTGAGGAGTGCTGAGAGGCGGGCGGAGAGGCGCTCCAAGTCGCTGGAGAGGACTAACAAAGCGGGCCAGAGCAAAGGTCATAGAGAACGATCCTCCTCCGGAGGCTCAACCAGCATCTCCCCCAAAAAGCTGATGAATGGCTACGCCCTTCGATTCGGCAAGCTGGATGTGGAAGCCGTGTTTCCAGGAAACGACAGGAGAAGCAGCAAAGAATACTCAG CTGCAGGACAGCGGGATGACACCAGTGAACACAACCAGAGCAAAACCACAATGGAGGAATTGGACGATCCCAAAGCTGCCAATGGGTTAAACACTGAGCAGAGCTCTTCCTGTGACTATAACTCAGCTTTTCCCAAACTGGTGTCAGAGATCAACCAAGAGCTGCTTACATCTGGAGCTGTGACCCTGCCTG GAAACAGGGATCGCAGCGGCAGAGCTGTGCTGCAGGTGTGCACAAGGTCTCAGGTCTGGACAGGAGAGGCGTGCACAGTCAAGGAACTAACCTGTTTAATAGGATACTACCACTCAACTCTGCA GAAAGAGAAGCGTGATAAAGGTCTAACTGCTGTAATAGACAGCAGACGGCAGCAGCCTGTTCCCACTCTGTTGTCATCCCTGTCTGAATTTCAG GTTTTAGTACCAAATGCACTTTATTCTGTTGTGTTCCTGGTGGACAAGGAGGCATCAATCAAACTTGATCGAGACATCGGTGTACAG ACTGAGACAGTTTCCTCGCTGAAGGCCCTGCACAAGCACATCGACCCGACCCAGCTCACCCGAGACCTGGAGGGCACTTTCCACTACGAGCACCACCACTGGATCAACTTCAGACAG AAAATTGAACGGTTTGCCAGCAGCTGCTGTGCAGCCATCTCCTCCCTACAGGAGTCCATTAGCCTGCTGCATGCCACGAGCAGCCTCAAGACCTCGAAG GACGTGTCAGAGGTGTTGGAGCAGCAGAGGCAGCTCATGAACTGTGTGCTGGACGACACTCGTCTGAACAGGCTGCGCCTGGAAGGAGGAACCGTGCTTGCCCGCATCAGGAAGGAAGAGGCCTGTGAGAATGAGTGCTACAG GGACACTGTCGACGTGTTGAACGCACTCTATAACCAAGTGGATGAGGAAGTTCACAAGCTTGTGATTCTGTCCAACAAGTCGCAGAAAGAGTTGGGGAGCCTGCTGGAGGTGCGCAACTTTGAGGAGCAAACACAGCAG ATTAAACACTGGTTTAGTTTAGCAGGAGAGAAGCTGCTTAGTCCTCTGGAGTGGACAAATATTTCTTTGAGCAAAATTAAAGAGATGAGGGAGAAGCTGGACCACTTTCTGGAGGAGTCCGTG CATCAGCAGAGGCATGGCTTGCAGTTGGTGAAGAATTCACCGGAATCCCTTCCAGACTCGGTTCTGATCAACTTCAAACAACACCTGGGTTCCATATTGAGCAGAGCGGAGCAACGGAAAGCTATACTGGAAATCCTAACAAACCTGTACGAGTTCTACGACTCG GCGAACCAATGGATGGATCACTGCCAGGATTTTTTCCGTCAGCTGAGTCTGGATACCTCTGATGGGAGAGTTTCCTCATCTGTGGTGCAGATTTTGCGGGATTACTGCAAGGAGGCATCTAAGTTCTCTGAGGACAACTTCAGTGCACTCAACACCATGGTGCTCTCACTGGAGAgtcctcagcagctgcagctgtggAGCTCCGTGTGGCACAGATGTCAGAAGACCAAACAACAGCTAGAGGAGACTTTGGCTCAAGCTGTTAAGTCAGATCAGAGCTCCACCACCGAGGACACAGAGGAGTCTTTGAAGACTGCAGAAAGCCAACTTTTCATGCCAGATCATCAAAAGGTTCAAGACTGCTTGCATTTATCCAGGACCATCCCATCATGGACTATTGGGGAGAACAAGTGTCactctgctgggcctttttcTAAGAGCTCCTCCAGCTTGATGTCGTCTTCGTGTCACTTCCTTTATCCCCCCGACTGTGAAAACAAACTGAAGCAGAGCTCGTCCACCATGGATGACACGGACAGTGACTGCACCATCGACTCGACCATCTCCTGCCACTCTGAGCCTGTCAACTCCAAGGTCACACGGCTCCGCAAACATCCCATGAAGAAGATCATGAAGAAGACCATGAGCTATGAGCTGACCCAGAGAGACAATGTTCCCTCAGACGTCAGCCACATTCACGGATACACGGGCGTGTACATTAAGGGCTTGGAGGTGACCAATAATGTTTCAGCAGAGAAGAAGCTGCAGAGACCAGACGTGACGAGTCCTGTGTTGGGACGCAGCCGCAGCATGTCCACGCCCTGCAGAAGCCATAACAGGCGCAGCAGTGATGGAGAAGGAAAGAAGCagagcag CAAAGTGCAGCACATCATGGATGAAATGATTTCCACTGAGAGGGAGTACGTCCGCTCTCTTAGCTACATCATCGAGCACTACTTTCCTGAGATGGAGCGCCTTGACTTGCCACAGGATCTCCGCGGAAAGCGCAGCATCATTTTTGGGAACGTGGAGAAACTGTGGGACTTTCACAGCCAGTACTTCTCAAAGGAGCTAGAGGCATCCGCACACTCACCGCTGTCCATCAGCAGCTGTTTTCTCAGACAT GAGGATCAGTTTGGAATGTATGCCCTGTACAGCAAGAACAAGCCACAGTCTGATGCCCTGCTCAGCAGCCATGGCAACGAATTCTTTAAG aaTAAGCAACTGGAACTCGGCGACAAGATGGATTTGGCTTCATATTTGCTGAAACCCATTCAAAGGATGAGCAAATATGCACTTTTGCTCAAAGATCTGATCAAAGAATGTAGCCAGACCCAGGAGCAGGAGCTTAGTGACCTCCGCACAGCAGAGGAGATGGTCAAGTTCCAGCTGCGGCATGGCAACGACCTGCTGGCTATGGATGCCATTCGAGGCTGTGAT GTGAACCTAAAAGAGCAAGGTCAGCTTCGCTGCCAGGATGAGTTCATAGTATGGTGCGGACGCAGGAAATACCTGCGTCACGTCTTCTTGTTTGAAGACCTCATCCTCttcagcaaaacaaagaaaatcgaGGGAGGCTACGACATTTACATCTACAAACAGTCTTTTAAA ACGGCAGAGATAGGCATGACAGAAAACGTGGGTGACAGCGGCCTGCGTTTTGAGATCTGGTTCCGCCGGAGGAAGTCACAGGACACGTTCATACTGCAAGCCAGCTCTGCAGAGGTCAAGGCAGTTTGGACGGCTATTATTGGCAAAATCCTCTGGAGGCAGGCCCTTAGAAACAGAG AGTTGCGCATGCAGGAGATGGTCTCCATGGGGATCGGAAGCAAACCCTTCATGGACATCAAGCCAAGCGATGCAGCCATTAGTGACAGAGCCATTGATTATATCATGAAGGGGTCAG AATCACGATCCAGAGCGTCCATCGCCGTGTCCTCATTTGAACACTGCACCTCATTTAAGCGGCCCCACTCCACCATCTCCAACAGCAGCACCTCTTCCTCCAGCAGCCAGTCCTCTTCATCCCTGTTGGGCTCCCTCAACCTGCATCTGTACTCCTCGCCCTCTCACCCACATGTGCACCTGTACCCTATGGGCAGCATGACTTCCTTTGTTCAGTGGCCCTACGACTGCATAGAGGAAGATGAGCTGGAGCAGGACTCTGGATGCAGCCAGCCCTCCATGA TTACAGAAAGCTCAGAGACGTCCTCCCAGTGCAACTCCAGTGACAGTGTGACGGGACTGAGCACCCTCACCATCCCTGAGAGCCCCAGCCTCGCCATGGACTCCTTCAATAGCAACGAGCCCTCCcctttcctctcctcctccacacCTTCATCCTCCTCCATCTCCACCTCCCCAATATTCCCAAAAGATGAAGAGCTTCAACCCCAGGGAACCAAGTTCATCACAGCA CTGTGA
- the LOC101162067 gene encoding pleckstrin homology domain-containing family G member 4B isoform X1, with product MHPRAKSRSFDNYLSIKDAETLDKCIQGTLSSLYRPFSVTASTVLWQLFSVVERQYRGDGLRCFIDFLLPAKRILQIIHRETCLKFRGLLLYDEGWPLCLHEKVILQLAPLHKVRLKQGDFYLQIVPLGRKAAKLVIKCLSASGQAVAEIPILEGMYGSVFTAEFLQNVTRDRNLHPLQNCLLTTGTAVYRTAWTNVVNPLFVSSTADAIMQARCSRDGFHGHLSTCSTSGSTGTLDSHRSSRESLISQGADSIFSEPSSPNRDHKDSSAEIQDVSRDDPATTINKIASSVEDCAEGLGDEDDKEKEQGSKMHSFSTDLSNPGPRRRMPRDSVTFESRRLFRKSYMEALQNPMTLGSSSESILEESSEPNTGLRERTVTLGSSPDTRTSPREHLSRKFGSRSWLGGDDSRPSTPLFYLQRGLRSAERRAERRSKSLERTNKAGQSKGHRERSSSGGSTSISPKKLMNGYALRFGKLDVEAVFPGNDRRSSKEYSAAGQRDDTSEHNQSKTTMEELDDPKAANGLNTEQSSSCDYNSAFPKLVSEINQELLTSGAVTLPGNRDRSGRAVLQVCTRSQVWTGEACTVKELTCLIGYYHSTLQKEKRDKGLTAVIDSRRQQPVPTLLSSLSEFQVLVPNALYSVVFLVDKEASIKLDRDIGVQTETVSSLKALHKHIDPTQLTRDLEGTFHYEHHHWINFRQKIERFASSCCAAISSLQESISLLHATSSLKTSKDVSEVLEQQRQLMNCVLDDTRLNRLRLEGGTVLARIRKEEACENECYRDTVDVLNALYNQVDEEVHKLVILSNKSQKELGSLLEVRNFEEQTQQIKHWFSLAGEKLLSPLEWTNISLSKIKEMREKLDHFLEESVHQQRHGLQLVKNSPESLPDSVLINFKQHLGSILSRAEQRKAILEILTNLYEFYDSANQWMDHCQDFFRQLSLDTSDGRVSSSVVQILRDYCKEASKFSEDNFSALNTMVLSLESPQQLQLWSSVWHRCQKTKQQLEETLAQAVKSDQSSTTEDTEESLKTAESQLFMPDHQKVQDCLHLSRTIPSWTIGENKCHSAGPFSKSSSSLMSSSCHFLYPPDCENKLKQSSSTMDDTDSDCTIDSTISCHSEPVNSKVTRLRKHPMKKIMKKTMSYELTQRDNVPSDVSHIHGYTGVYIKGLEVTNNVSAEKKLQRPDVTSPVLGRSRSMSTPCRSHNRRSSDGEGKKQSSKVQHIMDEMISTEREYVRSLSYIIEHYFPEMERLDLPQDLRGKRSIIFGNVEKLWDFHSQYFSKELEASAHSPLSISSCFLRHEDQFGMYALYSKNKPQSDALLSSHGNEFFKNKQLELGDKMDLASYLLKPIQRMSKYALLLKDLIKECSQTQEQELSDLRTAEEMVKFQLRHGNDLLAMDAIRGCDVNLKEQGQLRCQDEFIVWCGRRKYLRHVFLFEDLILFSKTKKIEGGYDIYIYKQSFKTAEIGMTENVGDSGLRFEIWFRRRKSQDTFILQASSAEVKAVWTAIIGKILWRQALRNRELRMQEMVSMGIGSKPFMDIKPSDAAISDRAIDYIMKGSESRSRASIAVSSFEHCTSFKRPHSTISNSSTSSSSSQSSSSLLGSLNLHLYSSPSHPHVHLYPMGSMTSFVQWPYDCIEEDELEQDSGCSQPSMITESSETSSQCNSSDSVTGLSTLTIPESPSLAMDSFNSNEPSPFLSSSTPSSSSISTSPIFPKDEELQPQGTKFITASTSTQLAVGLSTVV from the exons ATGCACCCCAGGGCAAAGTCTCGCAGTTTTGACAACTACCTGAGTATCAAG gacGCTGAGACGTTGGACAAGTGTATCCAGGGCACCTTGTCCTCCCTTTACCGCCCCTTCAGTGTCACTGCGTCCACCGTCCTCTGGCAGCTCTTCAGCGTGGTGGAGAGGCAGTACCGTGGGGACGGCCTCCGCTGCTTCATCGACTTCTTGCTCCCTGCTAAGAGGATCTTGCAGATCATCCACAGAGAGACCTGT CTGAAGTTCAGAGGCCTGCTGCTCTATGATGAGGGGTGGCCACTCTGCCTTCACGAGAAAGTCATCCTGCAGCTCGCCCCTCTGCACAAAGTCCGACTAAAGCAAGGAGATTTCTATTTGCAGATAGTTCCTCTAGGCCGCAAGGCTGCAAAGCTTGTGATAAAATGTCTGTCGGCCAGTGGGCAGGCCGTTGCAGAGATCCCCATTTTGGAGGGCATGTACGGAAGTGTTTTCACGGctgagtttctgcagaatgtAACACGCGACCGCAACCTGCACCCACTACAGAACTGTCTGCTCACTACTGGTACGGCTGTGTACAGGACAGCTTGGACAAACGTGGTGAATCCGCTGTTTGTCAGCAGCACGGCAGACGCCATCATGCAAGCCCGCTGCAGCAGAGACGGCTTTCATGGCCATCTCAGCACCTGCAGCACCAGCGGATCCACTGGGACTCTGGACAGCCATCGCAGCTCCAGAGAGTCCCTGATCTCTCAGGGAGCTGACTCCATCTTCTCTGAACCCAGTTCACCAAACAGAGACCACAAGGACTCCAGCGCTGAGATCCAGGACGTCAGCAGAGATGATCCTGCCACAACCATTAACAAAATCGCAAGTTCTGTTGAGGATTGTGCTGAAGGACTGGGGGATGAGGATGACAAGGAAAAAGAGCAAGGATCCAAGATGCATTCTTTCAGCACAGACCTTAGTAACCCAGGCCCTCGACGCCGCATGCCGAGGGACTCTGTGACCTTCGAGAGCAGGCGACTTTTCAGGAAATCCTACATGGAAGCTTTGCAAAACCCCATGACCCTTGGTTCCAGCTCTGAGTCCATCCTGGAAGAAAGTTCAGAGCCCAACACAGGCCTAAGAGAGAGAACAGTTACACTAGGAAGCAGCCCTGACACCCGCACTTCTCCCAGAGAACACCTTTCCAGGAAGTTTGGCAGCCGGAGCTGGCTCGGCGGAGATGATTCCAGGCCAAGCACACCTCTCTTTTACCTGCAGAGGGGCCTGAGGAGTGCTGAGAGGCGGGCGGAGAGGCGCTCCAAGTCGCTGGAGAGGACTAACAAAGCGGGCCAGAGCAAAGGTCATAGAGAACGATCCTCCTCCGGAGGCTCAACCAGCATCTCCCCCAAAAAGCTGATGAATGGCTACGCCCTTCGATTCGGCAAGCTGGATGTGGAAGCCGTGTTTCCAGGAAACGACAGGAGAAGCAGCAAAGAATACTCAG CTGCAGGACAGCGGGATGACACCAGTGAACACAACCAGAGCAAAACCACAATGGAGGAATTGGACGATCCCAAAGCTGCCAATGGGTTAAACACTGAGCAGAGCTCTTCCTGTGACTATAACTCAGCTTTTCCCAAACTGGTGTCAGAGATCAACCAAGAGCTGCTTACATCTGGAGCTGTGACCCTGCCTG GAAACAGGGATCGCAGCGGCAGAGCTGTGCTGCAGGTGTGCACAAGGTCTCAGGTCTGGACAGGAGAGGCGTGCACAGTCAAGGAACTAACCTGTTTAATAGGATACTACCACTCAACTCTGCA GAAAGAGAAGCGTGATAAAGGTCTAACTGCTGTAATAGACAGCAGACGGCAGCAGCCTGTTCCCACTCTGTTGTCATCCCTGTCTGAATTTCAG GTTTTAGTACCAAATGCACTTTATTCTGTTGTGTTCCTGGTGGACAAGGAGGCATCAATCAAACTTGATCGAGACATCGGTGTACAG ACTGAGACAGTTTCCTCGCTGAAGGCCCTGCACAAGCACATCGACCCGACCCAGCTCACCCGAGACCTGGAGGGCACTTTCCACTACGAGCACCACCACTGGATCAACTTCAGACAG AAAATTGAACGGTTTGCCAGCAGCTGCTGTGCAGCCATCTCCTCCCTACAGGAGTCCATTAGCCTGCTGCATGCCACGAGCAGCCTCAAGACCTCGAAG GACGTGTCAGAGGTGTTGGAGCAGCAGAGGCAGCTCATGAACTGTGTGCTGGACGACACTCGTCTGAACAGGCTGCGCCTGGAAGGAGGAACCGTGCTTGCCCGCATCAGGAAGGAAGAGGCCTGTGAGAATGAGTGCTACAG GGACACTGTCGACGTGTTGAACGCACTCTATAACCAAGTGGATGAGGAAGTTCACAAGCTTGTGATTCTGTCCAACAAGTCGCAGAAAGAGTTGGGGAGCCTGCTGGAGGTGCGCAACTTTGAGGAGCAAACACAGCAG ATTAAACACTGGTTTAGTTTAGCAGGAGAGAAGCTGCTTAGTCCTCTGGAGTGGACAAATATTTCTTTGAGCAAAATTAAAGAGATGAGGGAGAAGCTGGACCACTTTCTGGAGGAGTCCGTG CATCAGCAGAGGCATGGCTTGCAGTTGGTGAAGAATTCACCGGAATCCCTTCCAGACTCGGTTCTGATCAACTTCAAACAACACCTGGGTTCCATATTGAGCAGAGCGGAGCAACGGAAAGCTATACTGGAAATCCTAACAAACCTGTACGAGTTCTACGACTCG GCGAACCAATGGATGGATCACTGCCAGGATTTTTTCCGTCAGCTGAGTCTGGATACCTCTGATGGGAGAGTTTCCTCATCTGTGGTGCAGATTTTGCGGGATTACTGCAAGGAGGCATCTAAGTTCTCTGAGGACAACTTCAGTGCACTCAACACCATGGTGCTCTCACTGGAGAgtcctcagcagctgcagctgtggAGCTCCGTGTGGCACAGATGTCAGAAGACCAAACAACAGCTAGAGGAGACTTTGGCTCAAGCTGTTAAGTCAGATCAGAGCTCCACCACCGAGGACACAGAGGAGTCTTTGAAGACTGCAGAAAGCCAACTTTTCATGCCAGATCATCAAAAGGTTCAAGACTGCTTGCATTTATCCAGGACCATCCCATCATGGACTATTGGGGAGAACAAGTGTCactctgctgggcctttttcTAAGAGCTCCTCCAGCTTGATGTCGTCTTCGTGTCACTTCCTTTATCCCCCCGACTGTGAAAACAAACTGAAGCAGAGCTCGTCCACCATGGATGACACGGACAGTGACTGCACCATCGACTCGACCATCTCCTGCCACTCTGAGCCTGTCAACTCCAAGGTCACACGGCTCCGCAAACATCCCATGAAGAAGATCATGAAGAAGACCATGAGCTATGAGCTGACCCAGAGAGACAATGTTCCCTCAGACGTCAGCCACATTCACGGATACACGGGCGTGTACATTAAGGGCTTGGAGGTGACCAATAATGTTTCAGCAGAGAAGAAGCTGCAGAGACCAGACGTGACGAGTCCTGTGTTGGGACGCAGCCGCAGCATGTCCACGCCCTGCAGAAGCCATAACAGGCGCAGCAGTGATGGAGAAGGAAAGAAGCagagcag CAAAGTGCAGCACATCATGGATGAAATGATTTCCACTGAGAGGGAGTACGTCCGCTCTCTTAGCTACATCATCGAGCACTACTTTCCTGAGATGGAGCGCCTTGACTTGCCACAGGATCTCCGCGGAAAGCGCAGCATCATTTTTGGGAACGTGGAGAAACTGTGGGACTTTCACAGCCAGTACTTCTCAAAGGAGCTAGAGGCATCCGCACACTCACCGCTGTCCATCAGCAGCTGTTTTCTCAGACAT GAGGATCAGTTTGGAATGTATGCCCTGTACAGCAAGAACAAGCCACAGTCTGATGCCCTGCTCAGCAGCCATGGCAACGAATTCTTTAAG aaTAAGCAACTGGAACTCGGCGACAAGATGGATTTGGCTTCATATTTGCTGAAACCCATTCAAAGGATGAGCAAATATGCACTTTTGCTCAAAGATCTGATCAAAGAATGTAGCCAGACCCAGGAGCAGGAGCTTAGTGACCTCCGCACAGCAGAGGAGATGGTCAAGTTCCAGCTGCGGCATGGCAACGACCTGCTGGCTATGGATGCCATTCGAGGCTGTGAT GTGAACCTAAAAGAGCAAGGTCAGCTTCGCTGCCAGGATGAGTTCATAGTATGGTGCGGACGCAGGAAATACCTGCGTCACGTCTTCTTGTTTGAAGACCTCATCCTCttcagcaaaacaaagaaaatcgaGGGAGGCTACGACATTTACATCTACAAACAGTCTTTTAAA ACGGCAGAGATAGGCATGACAGAAAACGTGGGTGACAGCGGCCTGCGTTTTGAGATCTGGTTCCGCCGGAGGAAGTCACAGGACACGTTCATACTGCAAGCCAGCTCTGCAGAGGTCAAGGCAGTTTGGACGGCTATTATTGGCAAAATCCTCTGGAGGCAGGCCCTTAGAAACAGAG AGTTGCGCATGCAGGAGATGGTCTCCATGGGGATCGGAAGCAAACCCTTCATGGACATCAAGCCAAGCGATGCAGCCATTAGTGACAGAGCCATTGATTATATCATGAAGGGGTCAG AATCACGATCCAGAGCGTCCATCGCCGTGTCCTCATTTGAACACTGCACCTCATTTAAGCGGCCCCACTCCACCATCTCCAACAGCAGCACCTCTTCCTCCAGCAGCCAGTCCTCTTCATCCCTGTTGGGCTCCCTCAACCTGCATCTGTACTCCTCGCCCTCTCACCCACATGTGCACCTGTACCCTATGGGCAGCATGACTTCCTTTGTTCAGTGGCCCTACGACTGCATAGAGGAAGATGAGCTGGAGCAGGACTCTGGATGCAGCCAGCCCTCCATGA TTACAGAAAGCTCAGAGACGTCCTCCCAGTGCAACTCCAGTGACAGTGTGACGGGACTGAGCACCCTCACCATCCCTGAGAGCCCCAGCCTCGCCATGGACTCCTTCAATAGCAACGAGCCCTCCcctttcctctcctcctccacacCTTCATCCTCCTCCATCTCCACCTCCCCAATATTCCCAAAAGATGAAGAGCTTCAACCCCAGGGAACCAAGTTCATCACAGCA aGCACAAGCACTCAATTAGCAGTCGGCCTCTCCACAGTGGTCTGA